A genomic stretch from Solanum stenotomum isolate F172 chromosome 8, ASM1918654v1, whole genome shotgun sequence includes:
- the LOC125875227 gene encoding putative pentatricopeptide repeat-containing protein At1g12700, mitochondrial, giving the protein MKRIGMSYLCNGIPFLSYFTTSLSVRPYSSSHVIGLPINFENVKCLDEAVILFTQMVTMKPLPSLVDFSKLFKTMIIMKHYSAVVSLFREMRKLGIPINEFILSNVINSYCLMNRVECAFSILPIYLKNGIPFNVVAFNTLIRGFFAENKVKNAVALFKKLVREKICEPDEVMYATVMNGLSKGGHTEKTLSLLRLMEQENTFPKPDIFIYTIVIDALCKDGNFDVAITLLNEMKQIGIPPNVVTYNSLIDGMCKLGQWEKVRNFVSEMAVNLNICPDVYTFNIMIDGLCKEGKVADAEELMKHMVRKGVEPDIITYNTIMDGYCLCGQLDEAKRTFDIMIDKCIEHDIISYNILINGYHKKNKLVEAMQLFCEISQKGLKSNIVTYTTILQGLFAVGRIGDVEKIYAEMLSMGPEPDIHTHSVLLKGYFMYGLVEEAMSLFKKLERKREVTSIAFYSVVTNGLRKNGKLEEARAIFEKLSFIGLLPNVRTYTVMINGFCLKGLFHEAKDILRKMEDRGCFPNNVTYNVIVQGFLRYNKISEMTSFMKEMVGRGFSFDATTTELLVKIIRKNPSVLHMIPELHSGKKQ; this is encoded by the coding sequence ATGAAGAGAATTGGTATGAGTTACTTGTGCAATGGTATTCCGTTTCTCTCTTACTTTACTACTTCCCTTTCTGTTAGACCTTATTCTTCATCCCATGTAATTGGGTTACCCATCAATTTTGAGAATGTCAAGTGTTTAGATGAAGCTGTAATTCTCTTTACGCAAATGGTTACAATGAAGCCTCTTCCTTCTCTTGTCgatttttctaaattatttaagACTATGATAATTATGAAGCATTATTCTGCTGTTGTTTCTCTTTTTCGAGAAATGCGCAAATTGGGTATCCCAATTAACGAATTCATTTTGAGTAATGTGATTAATAGCTATTGCCTGATGAATCGTGTTGAATGTGCATTTTCTATATTACCCATTTACCTCAAGAATGGTATTCCATTTAATGTTGTCGCCTTTAACACACTAATTAGGGGATTCTTTGCTGAAAATAAGGTCAAAAATGCCGTTGCATTGTTCAAAAAATTGGTGcgagaaaagatttgtgaacCTGATGAAGTCATGTATGCAACCGTCATGAATGGGCTTAGTAAAGGGGGTCATACGGAGAAGACTTTAAGTTTGCTCCGGTTAATGGAACAGGAAAACACTTTTCCTAAGCCTGACATATTCATCTACACCATTGTTATAGATGCGCTTTGCAAAGATGGAAACTTTGATGTTGCTATCACTCTTTTGAACGAGATGAAGCAGATAGGAATTCCTCCTAACGTAGTCACGTATAATTCATTGATTGATGGTATGTGTAAGCTTGGTCAGTGGGAAAAGGTTAGGAATTTTGTCTCTGAGATGGCCGTGAACCTTAATATTTGTCCAGATGTGTACACCTTCAACATAATGATAGATGGACTATGTAAAGAAGGGAAAGTTGCAGATGCTGAGGAATTAATGAAACACATGGTCAGAAAAGGTGTAGAGCCTGATATAATCACCTACAATACGATAATGGATGGATATTGTTTGTGTGGTCAACTGGATGAAGCAAAGAGAACTTTTGATATCATGATAGATAAGTGCATTGAGCATGACATTATTAGCTATAACATACTAATAAATGGATAccataagaaaaacaaattggTCGAGGCCATGCAATTGTTTTGTGAAATTTCCCAAAAGGGATTAAAGTCTAATATAGTTACCTACACTACTATCTTGCAAGGTTTGTTTGCAGTTGGAAGAATTGGCGATGTGGAAAAAATTTATGCCGAGATGCTATCTATGGGCCCCGAGCCTGATATACACACTCATAGCGTATTGCTCAAAGGTTATTTTATGTATGggcttgttgaagaagctatGTCGCTCTTTAAAAAGttggaaagaaagagagaagtTACTAGTATTGCATTTTACAGTGTTGTCACTAATGGATTGCGCAAAAATGGTAAACTCGAGGAAGCTCGTGCTATTTTTGAGAAGCTTTCTTTCATTGGATTGCTTCCGAATGTTAGAACATACACGGTAATGATAAATGGATTTTGTCTGAAAGGGTTGTTTCATGAAGCTAAAGATATTCTCAGAAAAATGGAAGACAGGGGTTGCTTTCCAAACAATGTCACTTACAATGTTATTGTGCAAGGATTTCTCAGGTACAACAAAATTAGTGAAAtgacatctttcatgaaggaaATGGTTGGAAGGGGCTTCTCATTTGATGCAACTACAACCGAGTTATTGGTAAAGATTATAAGGAAGAATCCTTCTGTCCTTCATATGATACCAGAGCTTCACTCGggaaaaaaacagtga